The following are encoded in a window of Panicum virgatum strain AP13 chromosome 5N, P.virgatum_v5, whole genome shotgun sequence genomic DNA:
- the LOC120672127 gene encoding bZIP transcription factor ABI5 homolog, translated as MASEMSKNVKVLDEQEVTSHQRGDQGVGARPGGAAAEDQAQADQLARQASIMSLTLEELQSSLCEPGRNFGSMNMDEFVANIWNAEEFQAATGGCKQDAAEQEAAATGVGGNGGSGLVRQGSFALPPPLSRKTVEEVWAEINQGPADAGAHPAPQAVVQPQAGSGGVAASGRQVTLGEMTLEDFLVKAGVVRGAFAAGYGQAVGMVPAAPMGHMPQGQLAAPMMYQVAPANAVFPVMGDGMGYPNGYPGAMAVVPPPPPSQCVAPAVSPGSSDGMSAMTKAEMMSCIGNGGMVRNGGGARKRDFPEDGCTEKTVERRQRRMIKNRESAARSRARKQAYTVELEAELNHLKEENARLKAEENTILLSKKKMLVEKMIEQARENVSAKKSGRGLRRCGSAKW; from the exons ATGGCGTCAGAGATGAGCAAGAACGTCAAGGTCCTCGACGAGCAGGAGGTCACCTCGCACCAGCGCGGCGACCAGGGCGTCGGCGCccggcccggcggcgcggcggcggaggaccagGCGCAGGCGGATCAGCTGGCGCGGCAGGCGTCCATCATGTCGCTGACGCTGGAGGAGCTGCAGAGCTCGCTCTGCGAGCCGGGGCGCAACTTCGGGTCCATGAACATGGACGAGTTCGTGGCCAACATATGGAACGCCGAGGAGTTCCAGGCCGCCACCGGCGGGTGCAAGCaggacgcggcggagcaggaggcggcggcgacagggGTGGGTGGGAACGGAGGGAGCGGGCTGGTTCGCCAGGGGTCGTtcgctctgccgccgccgctgtcgcggAAGACGGTGGAGGAGGTCTGGGCGGAGATCAACCAGGGCCCGGCGGACGCGGGGGCCCACCCGGCGCCGCAGGCCGTCGTGCAGCCGcaggcggggagcggcggcgtcgcggccagCGGGCGGCAGGTGACGCTGGGCGAGATGACCCTGGAGGACTTCCTGGTCAAGGCCGGCGTCGTGCGGGGCGCCTTCGCCGCCGGGTACGGCCAGGCGGTCGGCATGGTCCCGGCTGCGCCGATGGGCCACATGCCGCAGGGGCAGCTCGCGGCTCCCATGATGTACCAGGTGGCGCCGGCCAACGCCGTGTTCCCGGTGATGGGCGACGGCATGGGGTACCCCAACGGGTACCCCGGGGCCATGGcggtggtgccgccgccgccgccgtcccagtGCGTGGCGCCCGCCGTGAGCCCGGGGTCGTCGGACGGGATGAGCGCCATGACGAAGGCGGAGATGATGAGCTGCATTGGCAACGGAGGGATGGTccggaacggcggcggcgcgaggaagcGCGACTTCCCCGAGGACGGCTGCACCGAGAAGACGGTGGAGCGCCGGCAGCGCCGCATGATCAAGAACCGCGAGTCGGCGGCCCGGTCACGAGCCAGGAAGCAG GCGTATACCGTGGAGCTCGAGGCCGAACTGAACCATCTCAAGGAGGAGAACGCGCGCCTCAAAGCCGAGGAG AATACAATTCTGCTGTCGAAGAAAAAGATG CTGGTGGAGAAGATGATCGAGCAGGCGAGGGAGAACGTCAGCGCCAAGAAGAGCGGTCGCGGGCTGCGCCGCTGCGGCAGCGCCAAGTGGTGA
- the LOC120672946 gene encoding uncharacterized protein YnbD-like isoform X2 — protein sequence MGWGISRLIGLKAAVLLSVAYYFHGLGATLISFPLIYASMIAMLVSIASHPAIDLPLLLGKASDGSFPLWSWIMFSPFLLFIHMFVLLRRFVKNEPLYTEIADGVFVGGWPSSVEHLPPCDPAVIDCTCELPKSPTLSNNAYLCVATWDTRAPQPSQIESAVRWAMRKRSQNKAIYVHCAYGHGRSVCVMCALLVALGLAEDWKAAEQMIREKRPCIRMNTLHRKSLEEWSKHLLASSKRSGESDVSSVIHSDYNRK from the exons ATGGGTTGGGGAATATCTAGATTGATTGGACTGAAGGCTGCTGTCCTGCTTTCTGTGGCATATTATTTCCATGGACTTGGAGCAACCCTTATCTCATTTCCTCTCATATATGCATCCATGATTGCAATGCTAGTCTCCATAGCTTCCCATCCAGCGATTGATCTTCCTTTACTCCTTGGCAAGGCATCCGATGGAAGCTTTCCTTTGTGGTCATGGATCATGTTCTCGCCATTTCTTCTTTTCATCCACATGTTTGTGCTGCTACGAAGATTTGTGAAAAATGAGCCCCTGTACACTGAGATTGCAGATGGAGTGTTTGTTGGAGGATGGCCTTCTTCAGTTGAACACCTGCCACCATGTGACCCTGCAGTCATAGATTGCACATGCGAGCTGCCAAAAAGCCCGACTCTATCCAATAATGCATATCTGTGCGTTGCTACTTGGGATACAAGGGCTCCTCAGCCATCACAGATTGAGTCTGCGGTGCGATGGGCTATGAGAAAGCGATCACAGAACAAGGCTATCTATGTCCACTGTGCCTATG GTCATGGCAGAAGCGTCTGTGTGATGTGTGCACTTCTTGTTGCACTAGGATTGGCTGAAGATTGGAAAGCTGCTGAGCAAATGATTCGTGAGAAACGGCCCTGTATTAGGATGAACACTCTTCACCGCAAAAGCTTGGAGGAATGGTCGAAACATCTGCTCGCCTCTTCAAAAAGAAGTGGGGAATCAGATGTGAGTTCTGTTATCCATTCAGATTATAACCGAAAATGA
- the LOC120672946 gene encoding uncharacterized protein YnbD-like isoform X1 — protein MVKEMGWGISRLIGLKAAVLLSVAYYFHGLGATLISFPLIYASMIAMLVSIASHPAIDLPLLLGKASDGSFPLWSWIMFSPFLLFIHMFVLLRRFVKNEPLYTEIADGVFVGGWPSSVEHLPPCDPAVIDCTCELPKSPTLSNNAYLCVATWDTRAPQPSQIESAVRWAMRKRSQNKAIYVHCAYGHGRSVCVMCALLVALGLAEDWKAAEQMIREKRPCIRMNTLHRKSLEEWSKHLLASSKRSGESDVSSVIHSDYNRK, from the exons ATGGTGAAAG AGATGGGTTGGGGAATATCTAGATTGATTGGACTGAAGGCTGCTGTCCTGCTTTCTGTGGCATATTATTTCCATGGACTTGGAGCAACCCTTATCTCATTTCCTCTCATATATGCATCCATGATTGCAATGCTAGTCTCCATAGCTTCCCATCCAGCGATTGATCTTCCTTTACTCCTTGGCAAGGCATCCGATGGAAGCTTTCCTTTGTGGTCATGGATCATGTTCTCGCCATTTCTTCTTTTCATCCACATGTTTGTGCTGCTACGAAGATTTGTGAAAAATGAGCCCCTGTACACTGAGATTGCAGATGGAGTGTTTGTTGGAGGATGGCCTTCTTCAGTTGAACACCTGCCACCATGTGACCCTGCAGTCATAGATTGCACATGCGAGCTGCCAAAAAGCCCGACTCTATCCAATAATGCATATCTGTGCGTTGCTACTTGGGATACAAGGGCTCCTCAGCCATCACAGATTGAGTCTGCGGTGCGATGGGCTATGAGAAAGCGATCACAGAACAAGGCTATCTATGTCCACTGTGCCTATG GTCATGGCAGAAGCGTCTGTGTGATGTGTGCACTTCTTGTTGCACTAGGATTGGCTGAAGATTGGAAAGCTGCTGAGCAAATGATTCGTGAGAAACGGCCCTGTATTAGGATGAACACTCTTCACCGCAAAAGCTTGGAGGAATGGTCGAAACATCTGCTCGCCTCTTCAAAAAGAAGTGGGGAATCAGATGTGAGTTCTGTTATCCATTCAGATTATAACCGAAAATGA